One Mangrovimonas cancribranchiae DNA segment encodes these proteins:
- a CDS encoding UDP-glucose/GDP-mannose dehydrogenase family protein, whose translation MNISVIGTGYVGLVTGTCLAETGNDVLCIDINEDKVKQMQNGVVPIYEPHLDVLFDRNIKANRLKFSTSLQEGVNHGDIIFLALPTPEDEDGSADLSYVLGAAKDIGQLINDYKVIVDKSTVPVGTANKVTEVISKETNVDFDVVSNPEFLREGFAVDDFLKPERIVIGLSSERATALMQKLYKPFVRSGNPIIVMDEKSAELTKYAANSFLATKITFMNEIANFCEKVGADVDKVRRGMGTDSRIGKRFLFPGIGYGGSCFPKDVKALHKSGKDNDYNFQILDSVIQINNKQKTILLPRIESYFNGDLKGKTFAIWGLAFKPETDDIREAPSIYIMEHLLKKGAKLQVFDPEAMPNIKKRFGNTLQYIDNMYAATKQADALIICTEWSIFRTPDFNKLKENMNKPIIFDGRNLYDLEDIKNQGFYYSSIGRKIIG comes from the coding sequence ATGAACATATCAGTAATAGGAACAGGCTATGTAGGCTTGGTAACAGGAACTTGTTTAGCAGAAACAGGAAACGATGTCCTTTGTATAGATATCAATGAAGATAAAGTTAAACAAATGCAAAACGGAGTGGTGCCTATTTACGAACCACACCTAGATGTACTATTTGACCGAAATATTAAAGCAAATCGCTTGAAGTTTTCAACTTCCTTACAAGAAGGTGTTAACCATGGCGATATTATCTTTTTAGCGTTACCAACACCTGAAGATGAAGACGGTTCTGCCGATTTATCGTATGTTTTAGGAGCCGCTAAAGACATCGGTCAATTAATAAACGACTACAAAGTTATTGTAGACAAAAGTACCGTGCCAGTAGGAACAGCCAATAAGGTGACCGAAGTCATCTCTAAAGAAACCAATGTCGATTTTGATGTGGTATCCAACCCAGAATTTTTAAGAGAAGGTTTCGCAGTAGATGATTTTTTAAAACCAGAACGCATTGTTATTGGATTAAGCTCTGAAAGAGCAACAGCTTTAATGCAAAAGCTTTACAAACCTTTTGTAAGATCAGGTAACCCTATTATTGTTATGGACGAGAAATCGGCTGAGCTTACAAAATATGCTGCAAACTCCTTTTTAGCAACCAAGATTACCTTTATGAACGAAATTGCTAACTTTTGCGAAAAAGTTGGTGCAGATGTTGATAAGGTAAGACGCGGTATGGGAACCGACTCTCGTATTGGCAAACGCTTCCTTTTTCCAGGTATTGGTTATGGTGGGTCGTGTTTTCCAAAAGATGTTAAAGCATTACATAAATCAGGAAAAGACAACGATTACAACTTTCAAATTCTGGATTCGGTAATTCAAATCAACAATAAGCAAAAAACCATTTTATTACCAAGAATCGAATCTTATTTTAATGGTGATTTAAAAGGAAAAACCTTTGCTATTTGGGGCTTAGCCTTTAAACCAGAAACCGATGATATTAGAGAAGCACCATCTATTTATATTATGGAGCATTTGCTAAAAAAAGGTGCAAAATTGCAGGTTTTCGATCCTGAAGCCATGCCAAATATTAAAAAGCGATTTGGAAACACCTTACAATATATAGATAATATGTACGCAGCTACTAAACAGGCGGATGCTTTGATTATCTGTACAGAATGGAGTATCTTTAGAACACCAGATTTTAATAAACTGAAAGAAAATATGAACAAACCTATTATCTTTGATGGCAGAAATCTGTATGATTTAGAAGATATTAAAAACCAAGGATTCTATTACAGCTCCATTGGTAGAAAAATTATAGGTTAA
- a CDS encoding glycosyltransferase family 1 protein — protein MKIGIDAKWYFNGHPSGKVVVENLVNKLIEADFSNDYYIFLDKKDKNLVFPYKQSNVYLIYVPNRVNAFTNFFILPFYTSKYGLDVCLYQNYAPLFGAKKRVNYVHDALFIDFPEYFSLSERIYFWPMKYLSKFSDHVITISHSEKERMATHRFSKKDKISVVHHGLGLTKEPNSATNNLDIFKKYNLPKSYILYLGRLNIRKNIQSLLKAMPNIDDATSLVIVGKDDHKTMDWDSLIKQLNITTRVYRLGFVPEEDISFLYKKACVFCFPSFAEGFGLPPLEAMSYGVPTVVSNTTSLPEVCGDASLYIDPNNEKDIALQINTILSDDNLKETLIKKGRLRAKSFSWEKAARQVLTILESL, from the coding sequence ATGAAAATTGGAATAGACGCCAAATGGTATTTTAATGGTCACCCAAGTGGCAAAGTTGTTGTAGAAAATCTTGTTAATAAGCTTATTGAAGCAGATTTCTCTAATGATTATTACATTTTTTTAGATAAAAAAGACAAGAATCTTGTTTTTCCGTATAAACAAAGCAATGTTTATTTAATATATGTGCCAAACAGGGTTAATGCTTTTACAAATTTTTTCATTCTTCCCTTTTATACATCCAAGTATGGTTTAGATGTTTGCCTCTATCAAAATTATGCCCCGTTATTTGGCGCAAAAAAAAGAGTCAACTATGTTCACGATGCTTTGTTCATAGATTTCCCAGAATATTTTTCTCTTTCTGAAAGAATCTATTTTTGGCCAATGAAATATTTGTCTAAATTTTCTGATCACGTTATAACTATTTCTCATTCTGAAAAGGAAAGAATGGCAACTCATAGGTTTTCAAAAAAAGATAAAATAAGTGTTGTTCATCATGGTTTAGGCTTAACTAAAGAGCCTAATAGTGCTACTAATAATTTAGATATATTTAAAAAATATAATCTCCCAAAAAGTTATATTTTATACCTTGGTCGATTAAATATTCGAAAAAACATACAGTCGCTTTTAAAAGCTATGCCTAACATTGATGATGCCACTAGTTTGGTAATTGTTGGTAAAGACGACCATAAAACCATGGATTGGGATTCGCTTATAAAACAATTAAACATAACAACCCGTGTTTATAGGTTAGGTTTCGTTCCTGAAGAAGACATTTCGTTTTTGTATAAAAAGGCTTGTGTTTTTTGTTTCCCTTCTTTTGCTGAGGGTTTTGGTCTACCTCCACTAGAAGCTATGTCTTATGGCGTGCCAACAGTTGTTTCAAACACTACTTCTCTGCCTGAGGTGTGTGGTGATGCCAGTTTGTACATAGACCCCAACAACGAAAAGGACATTGCTTTACAGATTAACACTATTTTATCAGATGATAACCTCAAAGAAACTTTAATAAAAAAAGGTAGATTAAGAGCAAAGTCCTTTAGTTGGGAAAAGGCAGCTCGGCAGGTTTTAACCATTTTAGAATCATTATAA
- a CDS encoding UDP-glucuronic acid decarboxylase family protein: protein MKRVLITGAAGFLGSHLCDRFIKEGFHVIGMDNLITGDLKNIEHLFKLEHFEFYHHDVSKFVHVSGKLDYILHFASPASPIDYLKIPIQTLKVGSLGTHNLLGLAKAKKARILIASTSEVYGDPLVHPQTEDYYGNVNTIGPRGVYDEAKRFQESITMAYHRFHGLETRIVRIFNTYGPRMRLNDGRVIPAFMGQALRGEDLTVFGDGSQTRSFCYVDDQVEGIYRLLFSDYASPVNIGNPNEISIKDFAEEIIKLTGTDQKIIYKELPKDDPMQRQPNIDLAKNLLGWEPQVQRQEGMKKTFDYFKELNEEELFRSEHKDFTKHIIK, encoded by the coding sequence ATGAAAAGAGTTTTAATTACTGGCGCAGCTGGTTTTTTAGGATCGCATTTATGCGACCGCTTTATCAAAGAAGGTTTCCATGTAATTGGTATGGATAACCTAATTACAGGCGATTTAAAAAACATAGAACATTTATTCAAATTAGAACATTTTGAGTTTTATCATCATGATGTTTCTAAGTTTGTCCATGTTTCTGGTAAGTTAGATTATATATTACACTTTGCATCGCCTGCTAGCCCTATAGATTATTTAAAAATTCCTATACAAACCTTAAAAGTAGGCTCTTTAGGAACCCACAACCTTTTAGGTTTAGCTAAAGCTAAAAAAGCAAGAATACTTATTGCTTCAACTTCTGAAGTATATGGAGACCCTTTAGTGCATCCACAAACCGAAGACTATTATGGTAATGTTAATACTATAGGGCCAAGAGGGGTTTATGATGAAGCGAAGCGTTTTCAAGAGTCTATTACTATGGCTTATCATAGGTTTCATGGTTTGGAAACTAGAATTGTACGTATTTTTAATACCTATGGTCCAAGAATGCGATTAAACGACGGTCGTGTTATACCTGCTTTTATGGGGCAAGCACTTCGTGGCGAGGATTTAACTGTTTTTGGCGATGGTTCTCAAACACGATCTTTTTGTTATGTCGATGATCAAGTAGAAGGCATTTATAGACTATTGTTTAGCGATTATGCATCACCTGTTAATATTGGTAACCCTAACGAAATTTCAATTAAAGATTTTGCCGAAGAGATTATTAAATTAACTGGAACAGATCAAAAAATTATATACAAAGAGTTGCCCAAAGATGATCCTATGCAACGTCAACCCAATATAGATTTAGCCAAAAACCTATTGGGTTGGGAGCCACAAGTTCAGCGTCAAGAGGGCATGAAAAAAACGTTTGATTATTTTAAAGAGCTAAACGAAGAAGAATTGTTTAGAA